GCCGGCGTAACGCGGGAGTGGTCCGTCGTGATAGTTGATGGCGAGGTGAGTTGGCCAGGTCAGGGCGGTTGATGGAAGGACGTCGTTGTTGACGATGCTCCAGAGGAGGTCGGGGGCTTGGGGGGTGAGGGAGATCAGGCCTGCGAAATCGGAGGCGAAGGGGATTGAGGCTGCGTGTGCCCATGTTGCGACGCGTGGATCGGGCGATGCGACAGCGACGACGGAGTGTCCGCGGCGGAGGAGTTCGTCGGCGCACTGGATGAGGACACTGCCGGTGCCGATCAATGCACAGCGGAATCGAATCTGAGGATTCACAGAGCGCTCCTGCAAAGGGAATCGTGCACGCCGAGGGTGCACGGCATGATGAGATTGGATCGGTAAGTCGGACGGAGAGGCGCGATCGGCGTGCGATCAGCGGTTGTCGTAGCGGATGATTTCGTCGATTGTGTTGTCGGGCTTCATGAGGACGGCGCGGGGTTTGTGGAGGCGGTATTCGTCGTCGTTCATGAAAGCGTAGTGCATGATGATGACGACATCGCCTTTTGAGGCGAGGTGGCCTGCGGCACCGTTGATGATGATTTGTCGTGAGCCGGCTTCGCCGCGGAAGACATAGGTCTCGAAGCGTGAGCCGGTGTTGCAGTTGGCGATGACGACCTGGTCGTTTGGGCGCATGCCGCTGGCTTCGAGGAGGTCGGCGTCGATGGTGATGGAGCCGACGTAGTCGATGCGTGCTTCGGTGACGACGGCTCGGTGGATTTTGGAGTGAAGGACTGCACGAAACATGGAAAACTCCCCAGAAATGGTGTGGCAGCGATGGCGGCGCACGGACTTTTAAGTCGTAGCGTGCCTGTGATGTGGAACTCACGATATGGGATAACTGCTGGTTGGCTGATGATCTCTCTGGGCGCAATATACGAGCGTAAGGTACAGGATTCAATAGAATTTGCGCCGGAATTCAGGGGAAATTCACTCTGGTATGGAGTCCGCTTGGACTTCAGCTCAAGGTGACTGAATGAGGGATGAATAGTTGTTGGCGGTTGAAGTGCTTTTGTCGTGTTTTGTACCTGGTATCAGACGGGCATCGTGCATGAACGGATATGGTGGCGATGTTGGGGTACGGTCGGATAACGAAGTGGATGAGTCTGAGTGTGAGGAGGATGGATGCTGACGATTGATGAATTGGCGAGCGATTGGCTGAAACCTGAGCGTGAAGAGGAGTTCAGCCTGCCGGTGATAACGAACTTTCGGGGGGTGGTGCAGGCGGCGTGGGACGTTGCGGGTGTTCAGAACTGGGTGTGTGCGCCGACGGGGATGGCGACGCCTACGGGGCTGATGTTCTGGAGCGATGGCGAGCGGATTCGCCGGTATCCGCGGAGCGTTGCGTACAGGTGGAAGGCGTACGAAATCGAACGGATGGGAGTGGGGGTGGGGGCGGGTGTGAGCAGTTTTGTGCGTATGGCGGCGGGGCTGCCGGTGGTGATGGAGCGGATTCGGTTTGCGCGGTCGATGCGGATTCATCTGGTGTTTGGGGGGCTGCCTCGAGTGTGGCGGTTTACGGACTACTGGAATGTGCCGCCTGAGGATGTGCCGATGCTCAACGTCGAACGGCATGAGGGGCGGTTTGTCTTGACGGATACGAAGACGTTTGGCATGGCGGAGTTTCATGTGCCGGGGGAGCTTCGGGTGTTTTCGGATCTGTGCGCGTGGCGTGATGGTGATGAGGAAGTGGAGCGTGGTCGCGTTGGAGTTGCGACGGTTGATGTGGTTGCGGGCGATGAGGTGATGTGGTATGGGGTGCAGGGGTGTGAGTCTGGGTCGGTGGTGGATGTTGAAGAGGCGTGGGACTCGGGGCGTGAGGAGTGGGAGCGGACGTGGAAGGCGGCGTTTGAGCCGGGAAATACGGTGTTTTCGGGGAGTCTGCCGAGGCGAGAGCGTGGGGGCGGGCTTGAACGGTTGTATGACATGTCGGTTTTGTCGTTGTTGATGACGCGGCGGGAGATGCCGGAGTTATCGGAGAGAGCGGGCGTTGCGACCGGGGGGCAGTGCATCTGGACGGAGGAGGTTCGGCCTTTGAAGACGGCGTATGTGATCGGTGGGCCTGAGGGTGCGCCGACGACGTGTTTTTTGTGGGAGATGGAGTTTCAGGCGTCGATGCTGGCGCGGTTGGACCCGGCGGTGCTGCGCGAGATGATGGAAGCGATGATGCGCGTGGACCTGCACGAGCATTGGGGCGTGGAGATGGTGAGCGGGCGCGGGGCGGGGATGGGGTATGGGATCAATGCGGGGGCGTTTTTGTCGGTGGTTCGGGACTATGTGCGTGTGACGGGGGATCGAGCGTGGGCGATGAGGCATCTGGAGTATCTGCGGAGTTGTGCGCGGCGGGAGTTGACGGACTATGGGCACTATCAGCACATTCTGGAGTGTGTGAGTTCGTATGAACACACGATCGCGTCGTTCAATGCGCTGAATGTCGCGGGGTTGCGGTTTCTGGAAGAGTTGACGGGTGAGGGGGAGTATGGGCGTGCTGCCGATGAGTTGGCGGGGCGCGTGCTGGAGTTGTATGAGGGCGGGCCTTATGCGTGTGTGCTGCCGGATGGGCGTCGGCGGACGGTGAAGACGGTGCTGGATTTTGTGTATGTTGGGCGGTGTCTTGCGGAGGATCTTTCGGGGGAGATGAAGAGGGGGATGGTGGAGTTCTTTGAGCGGGACCTGAAGACGGAGGATTGGGTGTATGCGCTTTCGCCTCGGGATGAGAATGCGCTGACGCGAGGGCTGCCGAGTTTTCAGACGTTCAGGGCGGACCATCAGGCGACGGGGGCGTATGACGGGTGGCCTGCGCGTGCGGCGGAGGTTTTGTTGCGTTTCGGCAGGCGTGACGAGGCGATTGAGTGGCTGGGTGGGATTGAACGTGTGACGCGTGAGGGGCCTTTTGGGCAGGCGCATTACATTTATGAGGATGGGGCGCGCAAGGCGAGTTTCTTCAACGGGAACATGTATCTTTCGACAGCGGGGTGTGCGTATGCGGGGGTGATGATTGAGTTTGGGGTTTGAGGTCGGCTGAGTCCATTTTGGTCAGCGTCGATGTAGCCGTGGCCATGCTGGGCTGTGCTCCGATGAACGTGTGGGGGCGGATCTCTTGCGGGCGAGTGCCCGGGCTTGATCCACCTGGGCGGGCACTACATCGAAGCCGGGCGGCTGGATGATGTGCTGGAGGTGCTGACAAGGCCGGGTATACTCCCCGACGTTTCAACACCCCCAACAGGGAGCATCCTGCATGGCAAAGAAGACAGCAAAGAAGCGTGTGGCCAAGGCAAAGCGGTTCCGCGCGCTGCGCGACAATGCAAGTATCGGCTCGGCTGAGAAGACCATTGCGCAGAACATGGGCCTTCCGCCCGGAAGTGTGAGGCTGTCCCTTCCGAGCAAGGGCGGCAAGTTCCGCAAGGCTCGGGTCGATTCGACCGTGGCCAACCTGAGAGCGGCTTGGGACAAGTAGTTATACGAACGCACTAGTTGCCGTTCGTGCAACTAGTACCGTCTGTGCCGCCATGCTGACACCGTGAAGGTGAACAAGGCAGAGGCCCGAAGAAACTTGGCCGTCTGAACCCCGACTTTGTGACCCCGTAGTGACCCACCACACGCACCAGTGACCCATCGGTCCAATAAAAACGCCCCCGGCATCGTGCCAGAGGCGTTTTCAAGCGAGGCGGACGGGACTCGAACCCGCAACCACCGGATCGACAGTCGCAAGATGCGGTTCTTGCAATCGCCGCCTGAAGCCGACAAACCGCGTTCTGACAAGGCCTTAGACGAATCGACCGGGAACAGTCGGGAGCCAGTTGGGGACGGTTTTGGGGCTGGTCAAGACGCATTTTTGGACGCACCGGCGCAGGAAGAAGACGCACCGCCTGTCGGCTTCTCCTGCTTCTGCTCGTCATGTCACAGGGTGGGCTTCTCGAGGGAGCCCGGCCATGTTTGCCCGGGATGCGGCAGCCAGAAGACGAACTCAACGCCCCTGTGGGCATGGTCCGGCCGGTAACGCTCAGCGAACGCATAAGTTGCTGTTGAGACCGTAGCCCCAGGCTCTCCAGGGAATAGCTACTGGTCCAAGTCGGTATAGTATTGGTACATGCCCTTCCGCTTCCTGCTCATTCTGGCCATCGCGTGGCAACCGCTTGCCCTTTGGGGTGCGGCCGGGCATGCGGCGCCGGCTGAGGTGTGCACGGCAACATCGTGCTGCACGACCGTCGAGCGGGTTTCGTGCTGCGGCGAGCGCATCGTCGAGCAGATATGCGGCAAATCGGGTGGGGCGTGCCACTGCGCATCGGCTCCTACCGATACTCCCGATCCTCGACCGGAAGCACCCCAGCCGCGCACCGAGCGGGAGACTCTCGTCGCGGTGCCTTCGCCTCCGGTGCATAGTGTCGTGTACACAGACGCTGACGGGAATCTCCGACCGCCGTTCGCGGCGGGCGAGTCACGACTCGCCGGCAAGACCCACAACGAAATCCAAGCCCTCTTGGGAATCTGGCGAACGTAGCCGCCAGGCTCCGTAGGGATGCTGCGCGCCGACAAGTCGGCGATACACCGCCCTGCCAGTTGCTTGGACCTGTTCATTTCAGATTCCCAGGAGACCGCTATGGCGTCGCGAATCCTCGCGTGCGCGGCGTGTGCCGTTGCACCGCTAATGGTGGCGGGATGCTCTTCCCCGTTCGACCAGAGGCCAGACTTATCAAGGTCGTTCGAGCGCACCGCGCCAGAGGGTGTTCGGGATGCTCCGCCTTCTCGGTATCGAGACAACACCGAAAGCGCGGCGGCAGCGCCAGAGCTCTCCGAAATCGCTTCGCCTGAGGAGTACATTCGGTACGCCCTCTACCACAGCCCGGAGGTCGAAGCCGCGTTCCAGCGCTGGCGGGCGGCTTCGGAGCGCCTGCCGCAGGTGTCTGCGCTCCCTGACCCGAGGCTAGCATTCGGGTACTACATCGAAGAAGTGCAGACTCGCACCGGGCCGCAGGAAGCGCGCATCGGCGTCGAGCAGACGTTCCCGTGGCTGGGCACGCTGCAAGACCGTGAGGACGCCGCGGCGAAGGCGGCCATGGCCGCGTGGCGTGAGTTCGAAGCGATCCGGCTGAAGGTGGCCGAGCGAGTGGTCATCACGCTCCACGACCTCGCGTACCTGGACGGGACGATCGCGATCACCCGCGAGAATCTTGAGTTGCTCCGGTCGTTCGAGGGTGTGATGCGTGCTCGGTACCGCGTCGGGTCTGGCTCCCATCCCGAGCTTATTCGTGTCCAGGTCGAACTCGGGCAGGTCGAAGACCGAGTGACGCAGCTCGAAGCCATGCGGCCGCCGTACGTCGCCGAACTGAACGCGGCGCTCAACCGTCCAATGGACGCCGAAGTGCCGCGGGCTGTCCACATCGAAGGACGTGTTGCGAGCGTCGATGCAGCCGAGCTCTCCGAGATTGCCCGCCGCCGAAACCCGGTACTGCTCGCACTCGACGAGGAGATCGAGCAGCAGCGCTACTTGGGTGACGTTGCGCGGAAGGAAGGGCTTCCCGACTTGACCGTCGGCCTCGACTACGTCTTCACGGGCGATGCGATCAATCCCATGACTCCCGGAAGCGGCGACGACCCGATTCTCTTGCGCTTCGGCATCAACGTTCCGCTCTGGCGGGACAAGTACGACGCCGGCGTGCGTGAGGCGATGGCGCGTCGTCTCGCGGTCGCGCACGAGCGCGCCGACCGAGCCAACCGGATCGCGGCGGGGATTCAGCGTGCATGGTTCGAGCACACGGACGCCAACCGGCGCGTCGGCCTTTACGAGAACACGTTGATTCCCAAGGCAGAGGAATCCCTCCGCGCATCGCTCGCCGGTTTCCGAGCCGGTGATGCCAGCTTCCTCGATCTGCTTGACACGGAGCGCACGCTGCTGGAGTTCGCGGTCGCCGCCGAACGCGCTCGGGCCGACCGAGGCAAGGCGCTCGCACGGTTGAACACGCTCGTGGGTGAGCCGGTGCCGACGACGCCAGCTCAGAACGTAGCTACACCGATCGACGCCAACGAGGTGGAACCATGAATCGAATCGCACAGAGAGCTCGCGGTGTGCTGGCGTGGGTGTGGAAGCACACCGCCGCGAGCGTCGCCGTCATCTTGATCGTCGCAGCATTGGTCATCGGGTATCGGCTCGGCCGTCCCGCGCCGGAGCCGAAGCCGGAGACCGCTCAGGCCGGCGCTGATGCCCAGACCGGCCAGCCGCAGGTGTACACATGCTCGATGCACCCGTCGGTGCGGCTCCTCGACCCGAACGCCAAATGCCCGATCTGCTTCATGGACCTGATCCCCGTCACTGACGACGGCGGGGAGGGCAACGAGCTTCGGGTCACGATGAGCGAATCCGCGGCCGCGACGAGTCGAATCGAGACGGCAACAGTCGGCCGATTCTTTCCGACGGCATCGACGCGTCTCTACGGAAAGGTGACATACGACGAGACCTTGGTCGCCCGCCTGACAGCCTACTTCCCCGGTCGGATCGAACGGCTCTTCGTCAACTACATTGGGGTGCCGGTCACGAAGGGTGACCACATGGCCGAACTCTACAGCCCCGACCTGCTCGCGGCGTTCGAAGAACTCCGTCAGGCGATGGCCTCGGCTCGGGACATCAGGGGAACGAGTGAACTCGTCCGTTCCGCCACACAGGACACCCTCGTCGCGTCTAGGGAAAAACTCCGGCTGTTCGGGCTCACAGCGGATCAGATCGCTTCAGTCGAGGACGGCTCGTTCAGCTCAGACAGGCTGACGATCTTCGCACCCATCGGTGGAGTCGTCACCCATCTGGCGGTTCGCGAGGGTGATTATCTCCAAACCGGATCTCCGATTGCAACCATCGCGGATCTCTCCAGACTGTGGCTCGACATGGAAGCGTACGAATCGCAGCTTCCACTGCTTCGCTGGGGTCAGCGGGTCACATTCACGGTCGAAGCACACCCCGGGGAGACTTTCGAGGGGCACATCTCGTTCATCGAACCAATGGTCGATGAGCGAACCCGGACCGCGGCGGTCCGCGTGGCGGTTGACAACTCGAACGAGAGACTCAAGCCGGGAATGTTCGTCTCGGCGGTTGCTCGTACGCGAGTCGCCGAAGGCGGCGCGGTCGTCAACGACGAACTCGCCGGACGGTGGGTCAGCCCGATGCACCCGACGATCGTCAAGGACGAACCGGGCACCTGTGACATATGCGGGATGGACCTCGTGTCCGCCGAATCGCTCGGAGTCGTGGGCGACCCGGCGGAGGTTCGAGAGCCATTGGTGATACCGCGTTCGGCCGTGCTGTTCACCGGCACGCGTTCGGTGGTCTATGTCGCCGTGCCGGATGCCGAGAAGCCGACCTACGAAGGTCGGGAAGTGCTGCTGGGGCCGAGGACGGGCGACTTCTACCTCGTCCGCGAGGGGCTCCGCGAGGGTGAGCGCGTCGTGGTCAACGGCGCGTTCCGCATCGACAGCGCCATGCAGATCGCGGCGAAGCCGAGCATGATGACGCCCGGCGGTGGCGGCGGCGGCAACCCGCACGCGGGGCACGGCGAGATGGCGGGCGGATCCATGCCCGCGATGCCTGAGCGTGTCACAGTACCGGACAGCTTTGTGTTCGCGCTCAAACCGATCTACGCGGCCTATCTGGATGCGCAAGAATCTCTCGCGGCCGACGATCTGGGCGGGTTCGCCCAGGCGGCTGCTGACCTGCGGACCGCACTTGGTTTCGTCGAGGAGGCCGGGCTCGTGGGCGAGCCGCTCGGCGCGTGGCGTCGGGCCGCGGCCAAACTCCGCGTAACGGACGCAATCACCGACATCGCGGTCGCACGGACCCGATTCGAGGACATGAGCGAAGCCGTAGTCGCGTTGCAACGTCGCTTCGGTCATCGGGGCAGCGAGTCTTGGAATCTCGCCCACTGTCCGATGGCATTCGACAACAAGGGCGCGGACTGGCTCCAGCGCGGCACGCAGATCAACAACCCGTATTTCGGGGCGTCTATGCTCCGTTGCGGCGAGATTCGAGAAACATTCTTGCCGGTCGACCAGATCCCAGTGAATGGCAACATGGAGGGTCACGACCATGAGTGACCGTCCGTCAACCGCGCCACCAACGCCCCCACGCGGGCCGCTCAACAGCCTGATCCGGTTCTGCCTTGAGCAGAAGCTTGTAGTCGCGATCGTGCTCTTCGGCACGCTCTTCTGGGGCGTGCTCGTGGCCCCGTTCGACTGGGACCTCGGCGGACTTGCACGTGACCCGGTGCCGGTCGATGCCATCCCGGACATTGGCGAGAACCAGCAGATTGTGTTTACCGAGTGGCCCGGGCGGAGCCCGCAGGATATCGACGACCAGATCAGTTACCCGATGACGGTCGCGATGCTGGGCATCCCGGGTGTAAAGGACATTCGCAGCTACTCGGTGTTCGGCTTTTCCACGATCTACATCGTCTTCGAGGACGGCATCGACTTCTATTGGTCTCGCTCGCGCGTGCTGGAGAAGCTCAACTCGCTGCCCGCAGGTACGTTGCCACCTGGCGTCTCGCCGGCGCTCGGACCCGACGCGACGGCGCTCGGCCAGGTCTTCTGGTACACGATCGAAGGGCGGGACGCTGAGGGCAACCCCAACGGCGGCTGGGACCCGCATGAACTCCGATCGATTCAGGACTTCATCGTCAAGTACAAACTCGCCGGCGTCGAGGGTGTCTCCGAGGTCGCTTCGATCGGTGGCTTCGTGCAAGAGTATCAAGTCGATGTAGACCCCGATGCGATGCGCGCGGCTGGCATCTCGCTCCAGCAGGTCATCGGTGCGGTCCGCCAAAGCAATCTCGATGTCGGGGCGCGAACGATCGAAGTGAACCGGGCCGAGTACATCGTCCGGGGCCTTGGTTTCATCGAGAGTGTTGAAGACCTCGAACAGGCCGCGATCACCGCACGGGACGGTCAGCCCATTCTGATCAGCGATATCGCAAGGGTCTCGCTCGGGCCCGCGCTCCGGCGAGGCGTGCTCACCAAAGCGGGCGTCGAGGCCGTGGGCGGTGTGGTCGTCGTCCGCTACGGCGAGAACCCGATGGCGACGATTCAGCGAGTGAAGGACAAGATTGCCGACATCGCGTCCGGTCTGCCGACCAAAGTGCTCGCCGACGGCACCGAGAGCCGCGTCACCATCGTGCCGTTCTACGACCGATCGGGGCTCATCCGCGAGACGCTCGAAACGCTGAACTCGGCAATCAGCCAACAGGTGCTCGTCACAATCATCGTCGTCGTGCTGATGGTGATGCACCTGCGCAGCAGCCTGCTCATCGGGGCGATGCTGCCGATCACAGTGCTGATGACCTTCATCGGCATGAAGACCTTCGGTGTGGACGCGAACATCGTGGCGCTGTCTGGTATCGCTATCGCGATTGGCACGATCGTGGACATGGGCATCGTGCTGAGTGAGAACATCCTGCGCAGGCTCGAGGAGTCGGAGAAGGCGCAAAGCACCGAGCCGATTCTCGAAGTGATCTACCGAGCGACGTGCGAGGTCGGCGGCGCGGTGCTGACCGCTGTCGCCACGACCGTCGTCGGCTTTCTCCCCGTCTTCACGATGGAGGCCGCCGAGGGCAAGCTGTTCAAGCCGCTCGCGTACACCAAGACCTTCGCCCTCATCGCCTCGATCATCATCGCGCTGACGATCCTTCCCGCGGCCGCGCACATGCTCATGGGCTTCCGCCCCAAGGCAAAGCTGATACGGGGCGCCGGCGCGGTCGCACTTACTGTCTCTGGTCTCGCGATCGCAATCTGGTTGCACACGCTCGGCGGGCTGATCGTCACAGCGTTCGGCGCGTTCTACATCGTGAAGCTGTGGCTGCCGACGCTCGTGGTCCGAGGATTGCAGTGGTCGGCGAATCTCATCGCCGTCCTTGTGGTGCTCGTCGTGCTCGCGGGAGCGTGGGAACCGCTCGGCCCGGAACCTGGCGTTGTCGGCAACGCTGTCTTCATCGGGACCATCGTCGGTGGACTTCTGCTCGCCTTCTGGCTCGTGCGTCTCGCATTTCCATACATCCTCGCGTGGGCGCTCCGCCACAAGCTTGTCAGCCTTTCACCTGCGCTTCTTGTCGTGCTCTTCGGTGCGACGGTGTGGCTCGGATTCGATCGCATCTGGGGCTGGCTTCCCGAGTCAGTCAGACAGCGGGAACTCATGGTTGAG
This region of Phycisphaeraceae bacterium genomic DNA includes:
- a CDS encoding TolC family protein; translation: MASRILACAACAVAPLMVAGCSSPFDQRPDLSRSFERTAPEGVRDAPPSRYRDNTESAAAAPELSEIASPEEYIRYALYHSPEVEAAFQRWRAASERLPQVSALPDPRLAFGYYIEEVQTRTGPQEARIGVEQTFPWLGTLQDREDAAAKAAMAAWREFEAIRLKVAERVVITLHDLAYLDGTIAITRENLELLRSFEGVMRARYRVGSGSHPELIRVQVELGQVEDRVTQLEAMRPPYVAELNAALNRPMDAEVPRAVHIEGRVASVDAAELSEIARRRNPVLLALDEEIEQQRYLGDVARKEGLPDLTVGLDYVFTGDAINPMTPGSGDDPILLRFGINVPLWRDKYDAGVREAMARRLAVAHERADRANRIAAGIQRAWFEHTDANRRVGLYENTLIPKAEESLRASLAGFRAGDASFLDLLDTERTLLEFAVAAERARADRGKALARLNTLVGEPVPTTPAQNVATPIDANEVEP
- a CDS encoding aspartate 1-decarboxylase; the protein is MFRAVLHSKIHRAVVTEARIDYVGSITIDADLLEASGMRPNDQVVIANCNTGSRFETYVFRGEAGSRQIIINGAAGHLASKGDVVIIMHYAFMNDDEYRLHKPRAVLMKPDNTIDEIIRYDNR
- a CDS encoding efflux RND transporter permease subunit; this translates as MSDRPSTAPPTPPRGPLNSLIRFCLEQKLVVAIVLFGTLFWGVLVAPFDWDLGGLARDPVPVDAIPDIGENQQIVFTEWPGRSPQDIDDQISYPMTVAMLGIPGVKDIRSYSVFGFSTIYIVFEDGIDFYWSRSRVLEKLNSLPAGTLPPGVSPALGPDATALGQVFWYTIEGRDAEGNPNGGWDPHELRSIQDFIVKYKLAGVEGVSEVASIGGFVQEYQVDVDPDAMRAAGISLQQVIGAVRQSNLDVGARTIEVNRAEYIVRGLGFIESVEDLEQAAITARDGQPILISDIARVSLGPALRRGVLTKAGVEAVGGVVVVRYGENPMATIQRVKDKIADIASGLPTKVLADGTESRVTIVPFYDRSGLIRETLETLNSAISQQVLVTIIVVVLMVMHLRSSLLIGAMLPITVLMTFIGMKTFGVDANIVALSGIAIAIGTIVDMGIVLSENILRRLEESEKAQSTEPILEVIYRATCEVGGAVLTAVATTVVGFLPVFTMEAAEGKLFKPLAYTKTFALIASIIIALTILPAAAHMLMGFRPKAKLIRGAGAVALTVSGLAIAIWLHTLGGLIVTAFGAFYIVKLWLPTLVVRGLQWSANLIAVLVVLVVLAGAWEPLGPEPGVVGNAVFIGTIVGGLLLAFWLVRLAFPYILAWALRHKLVSLSPALLVVLFGATVWLGFDRIWGWLPESVRQRELMVEVAHAFPGLGSEFMPSLDEGSFLYMPTTMTHASIGEATDILKELDSRIMGVPEVELAVGKIGRVESPLDPAPISMIETVIQYKSEYRTDDDGRRLNFRYDTATDEFVRDDAGNLIEDHDGRPFRQWRDEIESNQDIWDAIIAAADMPGVTSAPKLQPIETRIVMLQSGFRAPMGVKVYGPDLETIESFGLELERLLKQVPSVQPAAVFADRVVGKPYLEIDIDREKIARYGLTIAAVQEVIEVAIGGKPLTMTVEGRERYPVRVRYLRELRDQPETLGDILMPTPMGAQIPLRELATLEYRRGPQMVKSEDTFLVAYVLFDKLPGYAEVTVVRDSQRLIQDAIDAGDIIVPAGVSYEFSGSYKNQVRAAKRMSIVLPLALAVIFLLLYFQFRKVGVTLMVFSGVFVAWGGGFLMLWLYAQPWFLDTHLLGTNLRDLFQIEPFNLSVAVWVGFLALFGIATDDGVIMATRIEQSMAEEKPDSIEAIRKTVVEGGQLRIRAAVMTSATTILALLPVLTSTGRGSDIMVPMAIPSFGGMAVASITWFVVPILYCWGAEWKLRLSHAQRNSDPHTVPSAQGDSL
- a CDS encoding efflux RND transporter periplasmic adaptor subunit encodes the protein MNRIAQRARGVLAWVWKHTAASVAVILIVAALVIGYRLGRPAPEPKPETAQAGADAQTGQPQVYTCSMHPSVRLLDPNAKCPICFMDLIPVTDDGGEGNELRVTMSESAAATSRIETATVGRFFPTASTRLYGKVTYDETLVARLTAYFPGRIERLFVNYIGVPVTKGDHMAELYSPDLLAAFEELRQAMASARDIRGTSELVRSATQDTLVASREKLRLFGLTADQIASVEDGSFSSDRLTIFAPIGGVVTHLAVREGDYLQTGSPIATIADLSRLWLDMEAYESQLPLLRWGQRVTFTVEAHPGETFEGHISFIEPMVDERTRTAAVRVAVDNSNERLKPGMFVSAVARTRVAEGGAVVNDELAGRWVSPMHPTIVKDEPGTCDICGMDLVSAESLGVVGDPAEVREPLVIPRSAVLFTGTRSVVYVAVPDAEKPTYEGREVLLGPRTGDFYLVREGLREGERVVVNGAFRIDSAMQIAAKPSMMTPGGGGGGNPHAGHGEMAGGSMPAMPERVTVPDSFVFALKPIYAAYLDAQESLAADDLGGFAQAAADLRTALGFVEEAGLVGEPLGAWRRAAAKLRVTDAITDIAVARTRFEDMSEAVVALQRRFGHRGSESWNLAHCPMAFDNKGADWLQRGTQINNPYFGASMLRCGEIRETFLPVDQIPVNGNMEGHDHE